gACGGGGTCAGGGCGGTGGCGGCGCTCTCGCCTCGCTGGGGACACAACCCTTCCAGCACCACCCCCTGTGGAGTGTCCCCTCACCCCCCGACCCCggggacccccagccccactgctcacCCACGGTGGTGATGGGTCTGGCGTAGGGCAGGAAGCCGCGGGAGTGGCAGGAGGTGAGGCCGCGGCCGTAGAAGAGGCAGGGAGCGAAGCCCATCATCTTCTGGAAGCGCCGCTGGATGCTCCTCATCCAGCTGCCCTCCTCAAAGACCACCTGGCGGAAGAGGTCGTTCTCCCCAAAGGAGAAGGACGGGACGAGGAAGGCCCTGAGGAGGGGACACGGTGGGTGGTGACGGGGACCGCCGGGACCCGCGGGGACGGCGGCGCTGGTGACCCAGCCGTGACCCACCCGTGCCGCAGGGCCATGCGGACGAAACCCTTGCGGTTCTTGAGGATGAGCGTGGTGACGCCGGGCCGGCAGGACAGCGACTCGGCCGCGCCGCCGATGACGATGGCCACCGCGTTGCCGGTGCCCTTCTGGGACAGCAGGTACCCGATGGCGCGGCGGGTCACCGGGAACAGCCCTGCGGCGGGACGGAGCACCggggctgtggcactgcagtGCCCGGGCACCCGACAGGGACCGCCGAGGGTCCCCCGAGCGATGGCACCCGGTGGGACCAGGGCGAGGACAGTGCAAGGGCTCCCTCTGctgcgggcagggagcgggcagCGGGGGGAaggagcgggcagggagcggcgagggcaggatggggacacCGAGGGCGGAGGGTGTAGGCGAGGAGCGGGCAAGGCGTAGGAGCGGTGCAGACAGGGTGTAGGCGAGGTGCGGGCAGGGTGTTGCAAGGTGAAGGTGCAGCTCAGGCAGGGTGCGGGCAAGGTGCAGACCAGGTGCGAGGTGAAGCTGTCGCTGAGGCACAGTGCAAGCAGGgcagcatccctgccctgcctcttcCCGGGAGCACCATCCCTCCCGTATTTCCCTCAGAGGGATCAGGGCCCTCACGGAGCCCCCTGcccggggcagccccagccgagctgggcagggcaggcaccGCTCACCCCCACTCATCAGGTACTCCCGAAACACGGGCAGGCGGAAATTCCCAGCCAGCGTGGTGAGGAAGGAACGGATGCCCGGGAAAAGCTCCTCGAAGCCCGTGGAGCCCGTGATGAAGTTGCAGAAGGCGCCGACGCAGAGGATGCCGTGGGGGTGCGAGCCGATGATGTAGTTGTGGCTGGGGGACAGGTCGTGTGTCTTCACCAGCTGCGGGGACAAAAGGAGTCAAGGCAACTTGAGGGTGGCACCTCCTTTTCGGTGGTCCCACCCTGTCCAGGTGCCATACCTTCACCGGGAAATAATCCCGAAAGTGCTTCCACACGGTCCATCGCCGCAGGCACGGCAGCCTCCTGCCACCTGCAAAGCCCGGAGGGGCCCCAGGAGATGACTCCCAGCCCATGCCAGGGGGCAGCAGGATCCAGGGGAAACGCTTCCCGCGGACCCGCTGCACCCCTCTTCCCACAGTGGTGCTGATGATGGGGGagtggagggaaggagcagcgGGGACGTGGGGCTCCCCGTGTTCTGGGAGGGACCTGGAGAAAGGCAGACCCCAGCGCCATCCTGCTGcaaagctggaggaagaggGGATACGGCCACCACACCTTTCTCCGGCGTGTCCCAGTCGAGGATGATCCAGGCCAGGTAGAGCACGGGGATGAGCCAGAAGCTGGTGAACAGCAGGTagatgaggagcaggaggctgacGGTTCCTGCGGGAGCCGGGCAGGGGGTGAGCTGGTGTGTGACTCCCCCGGGGACCCCCGCAGCCCCCTGCTCACTCACCCATCAGCAGGAAGCTGAGCACCCACTGCAGCACGGCCAGGAGTTGGAGCACGGAGCCGACATCGCGCTGGGAGGGCCAGGGCACGGCCAGCAGCGTCCTCAGGGCAGTCTGGATGCTGGCCCGGCTGCCTGGGGAGAGGGAAACACGGCTCCCACCCAAAACAGCCCGGCTCGTACGCGGGTAGGGCCACCGGGCTGCCGGGGGGCACCCAGGGCTGCCGGCAGGAGTTGGGATGGGAAGGatgagcagctgggagaggaggaatggGATCTGGAGGTGCAGTGGAATGGAGGAATGGAGGCATCCCCAGGAAGCTCTGGACCATGCCAGGAGGTGGCCCTGGGCAAtcagagccagagcagggagcacCTGGACACCCCTAAGGCCAAAAGCTCCCTGCGCCAgcggggctggcagcagccgcACATCCTGCTCCATGCCCAGTGTCCAAGGGCCAGGACCATTCCTGTGCCTGCCTTGGAGTGCTCAcaggggatttggggatttctcatctggcacagcagggaggcACCGCCCCCAGCACATGCCAAGGCCGCCAGCAAGGCCAAGTGCAGGTGGCTGGGGGTGGCtgtcccaccctgtccccactgggacatgctgctggcagagcagccactCCACTCCCCCTGCCGCCCCTTCCCTCCAGCCGATCTTGGTGAACCATTaacctccctgggctgggagccaggaTCCAAACTCCAAGCCtggccccatccctgctccccaaaaCGGTCCTGAGGCGCCGGCCCTGCCAGTGGAGTGCTCCTGGCCAAAGGTCCCCATGCCAACACCACCCCAGAGAGCCACTCCAGTGTCACAAAAGACTTGTTCTCTTGGGAAAACCACCCCAAATCTGCATGTTGGCCAGACAGACAATCAGGGGgacacaggagcagccctgtccctgtggctcCCCAAGCCAGGAACCCCTGGATCAGAGGAGAACCACCATTCCTGGTTCAGGAAGCTGGGGGAGGTTCATTTCTTCCCAGCTCAATCCAAACCAGGAATGGGAcaagtgaaataaattaaacactGGAGCTATCTCTGGCCCATGGGGGACTTTTCCAGTGGggaatttttatctttttctctcatgCAGCATGCTGGGCTCTGAGTGAGCCCTCCCACCCACCACACATCCCCAAAATTCCAGCCACCTGTAGAACACCGTCCCTTCTTTTTCCAGGGAAGACACAGACCTCTTCCCAGCAAACTCGTGCCCACCAAACATCCTTTTCCAAAAGCCCCATGAATGTCCACACCACAGACACAGAGAACCCCTCGGAGCTCTGCTATCAGCCCCATCCATAGCGACAGGAGCCTGTGCAAACCCAACATTTGGAAT
The genomic region above belongs to Sylvia atricapilla isolate bSylAtr1 chromosome Z, bSylAtr1.pri, whole genome shotgun sequence and contains:
- the LOC136373546 gene encoding diacylglycerol O-acyltransferase 2-like — translated: MKTIIAACSQNLSGSRASIQTALRTLLAVPWPSQRDVGSVLQLLAVLQWVLSFLLMGTVSLLLLIYLLFTSFWLIPVLYLAWIILDWDTPEKGGRRLPCLRRWTVWKHFRDYFPVKLVKTHDLSPSHNYIIGSHPHGILCVGAFCNFITGSTGFEELFPGIRSFLTTLAGNFRLPVFREYLMSGGLFPVTRRAIGYLLSQKGTGNAVAIVIGGAAESLSCRPGVTTLILKNRKGFVRMALRHGAFLVPSFSFGENDLFRQVVFEEGSWMRSIQRRFQKMMGFAPCLFYGRGLTSCHSRGFLPYARPITTVVGEPVAVPKVENPSRELVDRYHELYIRALLKLFNENKTKYGLSESDELHIL